A genomic stretch from Arthrobacter sp. KBS0702 includes:
- a CDS encoding SDR family oxidoreductase, which yields MATLPELAVTGSTGQLGGQVARLLSAVGSPQRLLVRDARRAPELDGAVPVVASYADPAQSRAALAGVKTLFMVSAAEAEDRLQQHYAFVDAAAEAGVQHIVYTSFFGAAPRCTFTLGRDHYATEERIKASGMDYTILRDNFYLDFLPLLAGEDGVIRGPAGDGVMAAVARADIARSALTVLSDPALHVGRSYDLTGPEDISLSAAAELLTAGTGRTINYHNETVEEAYASRKPYGAPPWQVDAWVSTYTAIAAGELAGPTSAVHELTGREPLGLAEFLAEAHTL from the coding sequence ATGGCGACGCTGCCGGAACTCGCCGTCACCGGATCCACCGGACAGCTCGGCGGCCAGGTGGCCCGGCTGCTGTCGGCGGTGGGCAGCCCCCAAAGGCTCCTCGTGCGCGACGCCCGCCGCGCCCCGGAACTCGACGGCGCCGTGCCGGTCGTCGCCAGCTACGCCGACCCGGCTCAGTCCAGGGCGGCCCTGGCCGGGGTGAAAACCCTCTTTATGGTCTCCGCCGCCGAGGCCGAGGACCGTCTGCAACAGCACTACGCCTTCGTCGATGCGGCGGCCGAGGCCGGGGTACAGCACATCGTGTACACCTCATTCTTCGGCGCCGCGCCCAGGTGCACCTTCACGCTGGGACGCGACCACTACGCCACCGAGGAACGGATCAAGGCGTCCGGCATGGATTACACGATCCTGCGTGACAACTTCTATCTCGACTTCCTGCCGCTGCTGGCCGGCGAGGACGGCGTGATCCGCGGCCCGGCCGGGGACGGCGTGATGGCGGCCGTGGCCCGGGCGGACATCGCCCGCTCGGCCCTGACCGTGCTGAGTGACCCGGCGCTGCACGTGGGCCGGAGCTATGACCTGACGGGACCTGAAGACATTTCGCTTTCCGCCGCCGCGGAGCTGCTGACCGCCGGCACCGGCCGCACCATCAACTACCACAACGAGACCGTCGAGGAAGCGTACGCTTCCCGGAAACCCTACGGGGCACCACCCTGGCAGGTGGACGCCTGGGTCAGCACCTACACCGCCATAGCCGCCGGCGAACTGGCGGGACCGACGTCGGCCGTGCACGAACTGACCGGACGGGAACCGCTGGGGCTGGCCGAATTCCTGGCCGAGGCGCACACCCTGTAG
- a CDS encoding amidohydrolase, producing MPKSAFPAAVSGLVLASVRQPGKKTLCDIFITDGKVAQIVPSGPQAKFPPASRVVDLDERYVIPGLWDEHVHMTQWALAAGRIDLSGASSAREAAAVVRSRLEASTTAESGGDPAGGRTLVGVGFRDAVWADTPSLELLDGATAGVPTALISHDLHCVWLNSAAAARYRVAVNADGLLREEPAFELTRELGRLPDEVVDAMVRDAGRAAAARGIVGIVDFEMVWNRDTWLRRIAAGFDSHRVDAGVYPQDLDRAMGEGMTTGQVIPEGGGLLRVGPLKVLIDGSLNTRTAYCVDPYPHGGRGLLTVSEADLQDRLVKARASGFVPAVHAIGDGANEVALNAFAAAGIRGRIEHAQFVRRQDFARFGELGITASVQPAHALDDRDAADSNWAGRTERAFPLRSLLDAGATLALGSDAPVAPLEPWTAMSAATTRARQDGREPWHLEQALTREEALAASSRGRRRINVGDPADVVVLDADPLAASDAEFAAMPVAATLVAGQFTHRGV from the coding sequence ATGCCGAAATCAGCCTTCCCCGCCGCCGTGTCGGGCCTTGTTCTCGCTTCGGTGCGGCAGCCGGGCAAAAAGACGCTTTGTGACATTTTCATTACAGACGGCAAGGTTGCCCAGATTGTGCCGTCCGGCCCGCAGGCAAAATTCCCGCCTGCTTCCCGGGTGGTGGATCTCGACGAGCGCTACGTGATCCCGGGGCTGTGGGATGAGCATGTCCACATGACCCAGTGGGCCCTGGCAGCCGGCCGGATCGATCTGTCCGGCGCGTCCTCGGCCCGGGAGGCGGCCGCCGTCGTGCGTTCCCGTCTTGAGGCTTCCACCACGGCGGAATCCGGCGGCGATCCGGCCGGCGGCCGGACGCTGGTGGGGGTCGGGTTCCGGGATGCCGTTTGGGCGGACACGCCGAGTCTTGAACTGCTCGACGGCGCGACCGCGGGCGTCCCGACGGCGCTGATCAGCCACGATCTGCACTGCGTCTGGCTCAACAGTGCCGCGGCGGCCCGCTACCGGGTGGCCGTAAATGCGGACGGGCTGCTCCGCGAGGAGCCTGCCTTTGAACTGACCCGGGAACTGGGGCGCCTGCCCGACGAGGTGGTCGATGCCATGGTCCGCGACGCCGGCAGGGCGGCCGCGGCCCGCGGAATTGTGGGGATTGTCGACTTCGAGATGGTGTGGAACCGGGACACCTGGCTCCGCCGGATCGCGGCCGGCTTTGATTCCCACCGGGTGGATGCCGGGGTCTACCCGCAGGACCTGGACCGCGCGATGGGCGAGGGGATGACGACCGGCCAGGTGATTCCGGAGGGCGGAGGACTCCTGCGGGTAGGTCCGTTGAAGGTACTGATCGACGGCTCCCTCAACACCCGCACGGCATACTGCGTGGACCCGTACCCGCACGGCGGCCGCGGCCTGCTCACGGTCAGCGAGGCGGACCTGCAGGACCGCCTGGTCAAGGCGCGCGCATCCGGGTTCGTCCCGGCGGTGCACGCGATCGGCGACGGCGCCAACGAGGTGGCGCTGAATGCCTTCGCGGCGGCCGGGATCCGGGGCCGGATTGAGCATGCCCAGTTTGTCCGGCGGCAGGACTTCGCGCGGTTCGGCGAACTGGGCATCACTGCCAGCGTTCAGCCCGCCCACGCGCTCGATGACCGCGACGCCGCGGACTCCAACTGGGCCGGCCGAACGGAACGGGCGTTCCCGCTCCGTTCCCTGCTCGACGCCGGGGCCACGCTGGCCCTCGGCTCCGACGCACCGGTTGCACCGCTCGAACCGTGGACCGCCATGTCCGCCGCCACCACCCGCGCCCGGCAGGATGGCCGCGAACCCTGGCACCTGGAGCAGGCCCTGACCCGGGAGGAGGCGCTGGCGGCCTCCTCCCGCGGACGGCGCCGGATCAACGTCGGAGACCCGGCCGACGTCGTCGTGCTCGACGCCGACCCGCTGGCCGCCTCCGACGCCGAATTTGCCGCGATGCCGGTGGCCGCAACGCTCGTGGCCGGGCAGTTCACGCACCGGGGCGTCTGA
- a CDS encoding DUF4389 domain-containing protein, whose translation MKPGRIVLLVLGTLFALLGLGLLAGAGFTGWANYQQRDGRYFTTPSERYTADSYALTSPRLDIMTDARPGIDPAVIPGSVMLRGSTADSARQIFIGIAPQADVAKYLTDVRHAELTEVRFSPFRAEYRDVSGTKPPARPADQTFWTASATGAGSQELKWDLRPGNWAVVIMNADASSPVSVDLRGGARSDLLWPVFLGLLIGGIVLLAVGVPLIVAGAAGLGRGGPPQGPGQQPHPGAPYASAASTGQPYSGASPPPGSYVYPARLSGYLDPHLSRWLWLVKWFLAIPHYIVLFFLWFAFVVTTIVAGFAILFTGRYPRSLFNFNVGVIRWSWRVAFYSYAAIGTDQYPPFTLARTGYPADFDVDYPEKLSHGLVLVKSWLLAIPHLLIVGVLTGTTRVWGGREGYWDDGRWIQQNAGISLIGLLVIIAGVILLFTGQYWRGLFDLLMGLNRWIYRVITYVALMRDEYPPFHLDMGPTDPGDPQPLAPAGPPAPPAYGQTAPAAGPPQQGQAAQPPGFYGIGGPSASVPPELHEGRGGPDSPPPPGPGNGPGAGPPPDPRQGSGPPRP comes from the coding sequence ATGAAACCGGGCCGGATTGTCCTCCTGGTGCTCGGCACGCTTTTCGCGTTGCTGGGCCTGGGACTTCTGGCCGGGGCCGGCTTCACCGGCTGGGCCAACTATCAACAGCGCGACGGCCGCTACTTCACCACGCCGTCGGAGCGCTACACGGCGGACTCCTACGCACTGACCTCGCCGCGGCTGGACATCATGACCGATGCCCGGCCCGGAATCGACCCGGCCGTGATCCCTGGCAGCGTGATGCTTCGCGGCTCCACGGCCGACTCAGCGCGGCAAATCTTCATCGGCATCGCGCCGCAGGCGGATGTGGCAAAGTACCTGACCGACGTCAGGCACGCCGAGCTCACCGAGGTCCGCTTCTCGCCCTTCCGGGCCGAATACCGGGATGTGTCCGGCACTAAACCGCCGGCCCGGCCGGCCGACCAAACGTTTTGGACGGCCTCCGCCACCGGCGCCGGCAGTCAGGAACTGAAGTGGGACCTGCGCCCCGGGAACTGGGCCGTGGTGATCATGAATGCCGACGCGAGCAGCCCGGTGTCCGTGGATCTCCGCGGGGGCGCGCGCTCGGACCTGCTCTGGCCGGTTTTCCTCGGGCTGCTGATCGGCGGCATTGTGCTCCTGGCCGTCGGCGTCCCGCTGATCGTGGCCGGTGCGGCCGGGCTGGGACGCGGCGGCCCGCCACAGGGACCCGGGCAGCAGCCGCACCCCGGGGCCCCCTACGCGTCGGCAGCCTCCACGGGGCAGCCGTACAGCGGGGCCTCCCCGCCGCCGGGCAGCTACGTCTATCCGGCGCGCCTCAGCGGCTATCTGGACCCGCACCTGTCCCGTTGGCTATGGCTGGTCAAGTGGTTCCTCGCGATCCCGCACTACATCGTGCTGTTCTTCCTGTGGTTCGCCTTCGTCGTCACCACGATCGTGGCCGGGTTCGCCATCCTCTTTACCGGCCGCTACCCGCGCTCGCTGTTCAACTTCAACGTGGGTGTGATCCGCTGGAGCTGGCGGGTGGCCTTCTATTCCTACGCGGCGATCGGTACGGACCAGTATCCCCCGTTCACGCTCGCCCGCACCGGATACCCAGCGGACTTCGACGTCGACTATCCGGAGAAGCTCTCCCACGGACTGGTCCTGGTGAAGTCCTGGCTGCTGGCCATTCCGCACCTGCTGATCGTTGGGGTGCTGACGGGGACCACGCGTGTCTGGGGCGGCCGGGAGGGTTATTGGGACGACGGACGATGGATCCAGCAGAACGCCGGCATCTCGCTGATCGGGCTTCTGGTGATTATCGCTGGCGTCATCCTGCTGTTTACCGGCCAGTACTGGCGCGGCCTCTTCGACCTGCTGATGGGCCTGAACCGCTGGATCTACCGGGTCATCACCTACGTGGCCCTGATGCGGGATGAATACCCGCCTTTCCACCTGGACATGGGCCCCACCGACCCGGGTGACCCGCAGCCGCTGGCGCCCGCCGGACCGCCGGCGCCCCCCGCCTACGGCCAAACGGCCCCCGCCGCAGGGCCGCCCCAGCAGGGCCAGGCGGCTCAGCCCCCTGGTTTCTACGGTATCGGCGGTCCCTCCGCGTCAGTTCCACCGGAGTTGCATGAGGGCCGCGGCGGTCCGGACAGTCCCCCGCCGCCCGGGCCCGGAAACGGCCCGGGCGCCGGCCCGCCGCCAGATCCTCGGCAAGGATCCGGCCCGCCGCGCCCCTAA
- a CDS encoding SGNH/GDSL hydrolase family protein, translated as MTISPLPRKRHRRHSWPVAAGVAACLAAAALACAAQPVVTAAPAVRVVVVGDSLSTGHGTSPQYAWPALIRTDPRLAGFQVVNAAENGSGYVRPGDTDGTFGSQVDQFVTRDTGVVVFFGSENDLDYDPAAVGAAAFAAITHAEAVAPAAKIIVVGPPSYSTDADQGLLEIRGQLKSAAQGAGAEFVDPIAEGWISDDVEDLIGPDGDHPTVAGQQYLLEHIAAVIEQAAQQPVAEPGRASE; from the coding sequence ATGACGATCAGCCCGCTGCCGCGTAAACGACACAGACGACACAGCTGGCCCGTTGCGGCGGGCGTGGCGGCCTGCCTGGCAGCTGCGGCGCTTGCCTGCGCGGCGCAGCCGGTCGTCACGGCTGCCCCGGCGGTGCGGGTGGTGGTTGTTGGCGATTCGCTGAGCACCGGGCACGGAACCTCGCCCCAGTACGCGTGGCCGGCCCTGATCCGGACGGACCCCCGCCTCGCCGGATTCCAGGTGGTCAATGCCGCGGAGAACGGCAGCGGCTACGTCAGGCCTGGCGACACCGACGGTACTTTCGGCAGCCAGGTCGACCAGTTCGTCACCCGGGACACCGGCGTCGTGGTGTTTTTCGGCTCCGAGAACGACCTTGACTACGATCCGGCGGCCGTCGGAGCTGCGGCCTTTGCGGCCATCACCCACGCCGAAGCCGTGGCCCCCGCTGCGAAGATCATCGTGGTGGGTCCGCCGTCGTACTCGACCGACGCGGACCAGGGCCTCCTGGAGATCCGGGGCCAGCTCAAGTCCGCGGCTCAGGGGGCAGGCGCCGAATTTGTCGATCCGATTGCCGAAGGCTGGATCAGCGACGACGTCGAGGACCTGATCGGACCCGACGGCGACCATCCCACCGTCGCCGGGCAGCAATACCTCTTGGAGCACATCGCTGCCGTCATCGAGCAGGCGGCGCAGCAGCCCGTTGCGGAGCCCGGACGCGCGTCGGAGTGA
- a CDS encoding 2-keto-3-deoxygluconate permease gives MSVPIKATMEKVPGGMMLVPLLIGALLATFAPGSAAFFGSFTGALFTGGTTILAVFYVCMGASIDIKATPYILKKGGVLFGSKVLFAVIVGIVAGRFLGELPIDGGLLSGLSVVAILAALNDTNGGMYMALMGQYGKPKDVAAYSVMTLESGPFLTMLTLGVAGLSAFPWQALVGAIIPLLLGAILGALDPAMRKFLSAAAPVLIPFFALALGFGLNLEKVLSAGLLGLVLGLFVLFVGGAVLFFADKLTGGSGLAGLAAATTAGNAATVPMLVAAANPAYLPAAGPATVLVAASVVVTAIGCPLIVAWYAKRLKAKDHSDARVPAHAV, from the coding sequence ATGTCCGTACCAATCAAGGCCACCATGGAGAAGGTTCCGGGTGGCATGATGCTGGTCCCGCTTCTGATCGGCGCCCTTCTTGCCACCTTTGCTCCGGGTTCCGCGGCCTTCTTCGGCTCCTTCACGGGAGCGCTCTTCACCGGCGGCACCACCATCCTTGCGGTGTTCTACGTCTGCATGGGCGCGAGCATCGACATCAAGGCGACGCCCTACATCTTGAAAAAGGGCGGGGTTCTATTCGGCAGCAAGGTCCTCTTCGCCGTGATCGTCGGCATCGTCGCCGGCCGGTTCCTGGGCGAGCTTCCCATCGACGGAGGCCTTCTGAGCGGGCTCTCGGTCGTGGCCATCCTGGCGGCCCTCAACGACACCAACGGCGGCATGTACATGGCCCTGATGGGTCAGTACGGCAAGCCCAAGGACGTTGCGGCCTATTCGGTGATGACCCTGGAGTCCGGCCCGTTCCTGACGATGCTGACCCTCGGCGTGGCGGGACTCTCGGCGTTTCCTTGGCAGGCCCTCGTGGGTGCCATCATCCCGCTGCTGCTGGGCGCCATCCTCGGAGCGCTGGATCCTGCGATGCGGAAGTTCCTGTCAGCAGCCGCGCCGGTGCTGATTCCTTTCTTTGCCCTCGCCCTGGGATTCGGACTCAACCTGGAAAAGGTGCTCAGCGCCGGGCTCCTCGGACTGGTCCTCGGCCTGTTCGTCCTCTTCGTCGGCGGCGCCGTGCTGTTCTTTGCCGACAAATTGACCGGCGGATCCGGCCTGGCCGGGCTGGCCGCCGCCACCACCGCAGGCAATGCGGCGACCGTCCCGATGCTGGTTGCCGCAGCCAATCCGGCCTATCTGCCTGCCGCCGGGCCAGCGACCGTGCTGGTGGCAGCCTCCGTCGTTGTCACAGCCATCGGCTGCCCGCTGATCGTCGCGTGGTACGCCAAACGCCTCAAGGCCAAGGACCACTCCGACGCGAGGGTTCCGGCGCACGCAGTATGA
- a CDS encoding zinc-dependent alcohol dehydrogenase family protein gives MKALVYGGPGEKSWTDVPDPVIQNPSDVIVKVDTTTICGTDLHILKGDVPAVTKGRILGHEGVGTITETGSSVTGLKVGDRVIISCIKSCGHCANCRTGLYSHCMGEEGQSGTGWVFGHLIDGTQAEYVRVPYAENSLHLLPAGVSDEQAVMLSDILPTGFEIGVQYGRVKPGDTVAVIGAGPVGLAAIATAGLYGAATIIAVDLDANRLEKSREFGATDVVLSGDADWKDQVLALTDGQGVDVAIEAVGIPATFSMCTDIVRPGGNVANVGVHGKPVELHVEDLWIQNINISMGLVNANTTPMLLKLVAQKKLPAEKFATHHFTFDQFLDAYDTFARAAETKALKVVITA, from the coding sequence GTGAAAGCCCTCGTGTATGGCGGCCCGGGAGAGAAATCCTGGACGGACGTTCCTGATCCGGTAATCCAGAACCCGTCGGATGTGATCGTCAAGGTGGACACCACCACCATCTGCGGAACGGACCTCCACATCCTCAAAGGCGATGTGCCCGCGGTGACCAAGGGCCGGATCCTCGGGCATGAGGGCGTAGGCACCATCACCGAGACTGGTTCCTCGGTGACCGGACTCAAAGTGGGGGACAGGGTCATCATTTCCTGCATCAAATCGTGCGGGCATTGCGCCAACTGCAGGACCGGCCTCTACTCGCACTGCATGGGCGAGGAGGGTCAATCCGGGACCGGCTGGGTTTTTGGACACCTGATCGACGGAACGCAGGCCGAATACGTCCGCGTCCCGTACGCCGAAAACTCGCTGCACCTGCTGCCGGCGGGAGTGAGCGATGAGCAGGCCGTGATGCTCTCCGATATCCTGCCCACCGGGTTTGAGATCGGGGTGCAGTACGGCCGGGTCAAGCCCGGGGACACCGTGGCCGTGATCGGCGCCGGCCCGGTCGGTCTTGCCGCCATCGCTACAGCGGGACTCTACGGAGCGGCCACCATCATCGCGGTCGACCTGGATGCGAACCGGCTGGAAAAGTCCCGCGAGTTCGGCGCCACCGACGTCGTGCTCTCCGGTGACGCCGACTGGAAGGACCAGGTTCTGGCCCTGACCGATGGCCAGGGGGTGGATGTGGCCATCGAGGCTGTCGGCATCCCGGCGACCTTCAGCATGTGCACGGACATCGTCCGGCCCGGCGGCAATGTGGCCAATGTGGGGGTGCATGGCAAGCCTGTGGAGCTGCACGTGGAAGATCTCTGGATTCAGAACATCAACATCAGCATGGGCCTGGTCAATGCCAACACCACCCCGATGTTGCTGAAACTCGTGGCCCAAAAGAAGCTTCCGGCCGAGAAATTCGCCACCCACCACTTCACCTTCGACCAGTTTCTGGACGCCTATGACACTTTTGCCCGCGCGGCGGAGACGAAAGCCTTGAAAGTGGTGATCACGGCATGA
- a CDS encoding SDR family NAD(P)-dependent oxidoreductase, giving the protein MLTNQVPAGGLLQGKTALIYGAGGSIGGAVSRAFAAEGAAVYLAGRTESRLEKVARDIREDGGRADVAVVDALDEEQVESFVDSVVKKTKRIDISFNAISFGDIQQPLMEIDVNDFTQPITLATRTHFLTTRAAAGHMLKQKSGVVLMFGGSGPQTMAGLGGFKVALDAMEGLRRQWAMELGRYGVRVVTMVSGGIIETIPWQVEGREEIVVEIAKAAHLNRTATLADVGNVASFIASDKAGAITDATINISSGAIVDY; this is encoded by the coding sequence ATGCTGACGAACCAAGTGCCGGCTGGCGGCCTACTGCAGGGCAAAACCGCACTGATCTACGGTGCCGGAGGGTCGATCGGGGGAGCGGTGTCCCGGGCTTTCGCCGCCGAGGGCGCCGCCGTCTATCTCGCCGGCCGCACCGAATCGCGGCTGGAGAAAGTAGCCCGGGACATCAGGGAGGACGGCGGACGGGCGGACGTCGCCGTCGTCGACGCCCTGGACGAGGAGCAGGTGGAGTCCTTTGTTGATTCGGTGGTCAAGAAGACCAAACGGATCGACATTTCTTTCAACGCCATCTCCTTCGGCGACATCCAGCAGCCCCTGATGGAAATCGACGTGAACGACTTCACCCAGCCGATCACCCTTGCCACCCGCACCCACTTCCTGACCACCCGGGCCGCGGCTGGCCACATGCTCAAGCAGAAGTCCGGGGTTGTGCTGATGTTCGGCGGGTCCGGCCCGCAGACCATGGCCGGACTTGGCGGGTTCAAGGTGGCCCTGGATGCGATGGAGGGGCTCCGGCGGCAGTGGGCGATGGAGCTGGGAAGGTACGGCGTGCGGGTTGTCACCATGGTGAGCGGCGGCATCATCGAGACCATTCCCTGGCAGGTGGAGGGGCGGGAGGAGATCGTGGTGGAGATCGCTAAGGCCGCGCACCTGAACCGCACGGCCACCCTGGCGGATGTCGGCAACGTGGCGAGCTTCATCGCCTCGGACAAGGCCGGCGCCATCACGGACGCCACCATCAACATTTCCAGCGGTGCCATCGTGGACTATTAG
- a CDS encoding sulfite oxidase: MARRRQTQQLAAHPGEPSHGPLTAEELQLAVRNHSMPLEALRNDVTPPGLHYLLDHFDIPAVDGEGWHLRIGGAVQRSLELNLRALRRAPSISVPVTLECAGNGRSLLKPRPLSQPWMMEGVGTAVWTGVPLAYLLTQAGVDEDAVEVAFTGADAGIQGGIRQQYARSLPVSEALRADVVLAYEMNGAALPPQHGYPLRLVVPGWYGMASVKWLASIKVLAKPFEGFQQSVAYRYQQDADDAGTPVTWIKVRSLMVPPGVPDFFTRQRFLPAGPVMLTGRAWSGHGAVQRVEVGIDGQWAPAQLEHPAAPFAWSAWSMPWVADPGQHELSCRATDASGATQPLEPVWNYQGMGNNVVQRVKVTVE; the protein is encoded by the coding sequence ATGGCCCGGCGCCGGCAGACGCAACAGCTGGCAGCACACCCCGGCGAACCCAGCCACGGACCCCTCACGGCCGAGGAGCTGCAACTCGCGGTCCGGAACCATTCGATGCCGCTCGAGGCCCTCCGCAACGACGTGACACCGCCCGGGCTGCACTACCTGCTGGACCACTTCGACATCCCGGCCGTCGACGGGGAAGGGTGGCACCTGCGGATCGGTGGGGCCGTGCAGCGGTCGCTGGAACTGAACCTCCGGGCCCTGCGCCGGGCGCCGAGCATCAGTGTCCCGGTCACCTTGGAATGCGCCGGCAATGGCCGGTCGCTGCTGAAGCCGCGGCCCCTGAGCCAGCCCTGGATGATGGAGGGCGTCGGCACCGCCGTCTGGACCGGGGTGCCCCTGGCCTACCTGCTGACCCAGGCGGGGGTGGATGAGGACGCCGTCGAGGTCGCCTTCACCGGTGCCGACGCCGGAATCCAGGGCGGGATTCGCCAGCAGTACGCGCGGAGCCTGCCGGTCAGCGAGGCGCTGCGGGCCGACGTCGTGCTGGCGTACGAGATGAACGGCGCCGCACTGCCGCCGCAGCACGGCTACCCGCTGCGGCTCGTGGTCCCTGGCTGGTACGGCATGGCCAGTGTCAAATGGCTCGCCTCGATCAAGGTGCTGGCCAAGCCCTTCGAGGGCTTCCAGCAGTCCGTCGCCTATCGCTACCAGCAGGACGCGGACGACGCCGGCACGCCGGTCACGTGGATCAAGGTCCGCTCGCTGATGGTCCCGCCGGGGGTTCCCGATTTCTTCACCCGGCAGCGGTTCCTGCCCGCGGGCCCCGTGATGCTGACCGGACGGGCCTGGTCCGGCCACGGCGCCGTCCAGCGGGTCGAGGTAGGCATCGACGGCCAGTGGGCACCCGCACAGCTGGAGCACCCTGCGGCGCCGTTCGCCTGGTCCGCCTGGTCGATGCCGTGGGTGGCGGATCCCGGGCAGCACGAACTCTCCTGCCGCGCCACGGACGCCAGCGGCGCCACCCAGCCCCTCGAGCCGGTGTGGAATTACCAGGGCATGGGGAACAACGTGGTGCAGCGGGTCAAAGTCACCGTGGAATAG
- a CDS encoding flavodoxin domain-containing protein produces the protein MKAHVVYDSAFGNTKSVAEAVAGSLGALDATPVAVSDFRPDDLAAGDLLVLGSPINGWRPTPKITELLSNLGGGHLKGVKAAAFDTRVRMFIHGDAAKKMAHALRDNGADIISEPMPFYVQGSEGPLRPGEIEKAERWGKSLLEALDRP, from the coding sequence ATGAAGGCCCACGTCGTCTACGACTCAGCGTTCGGCAATACCAAGTCTGTGGCGGAGGCCGTCGCCGGTTCGCTCGGCGCACTCGACGCCACCCCTGTGGCGGTCAGCGACTTCCGGCCCGACGACCTGGCCGCCGGCGACCTGCTGGTCCTCGGCAGCCCCATTAATGGCTGGCGTCCGACGCCGAAGATCACCGAACTGCTCTCGAACCTGGGCGGCGGTCATCTCAAGGGGGTCAAAGCGGCCGCTTTCGACACCCGCGTCCGGATGTTCATCCACGGCGACGCGGCCAAGAAGATGGCGCACGCGCTCCGGGACAACGGCGCCGATATCATTTCCGAGCCAATGCCGTTCTACGTCCAAGGCAGCGAGGGGCCACTGCGTCCCGGCGAAATCGAGAAGGCGGAACGATGGGGCAAGTCACTGCTGGAGGCGTTGGACCGGCCATGA
- a CDS encoding cytochrome c oxidase assembly protein → MITAWQIDWTAAAVIVSSGVLYALALRAAANKGRNWPLWRTAAFYVLGLGSLTVLTCGFPGAYSAELRWAFTLKITLMLFVVPLLIGLGKPISLARMALSDRGIAGLDAVLSNRLVRFVSNSLAAPLLGLALFSTFLTPAFYTLRTNPVAEALLTVGIPLLGLLMALPIIEEADFHRSSAFITLEFVFVFIELLIDAVPGILLRLNGQVLDHVATRQAGPSWIPDPLRDQQLAGDVLWFICEIVDLPLIILMFMRFSRTDKREARGFDELTDSQLDELNAEHLRRGR, encoded by the coding sequence GTGATAACTGCCTGGCAGATTGACTGGACCGCCGCGGCGGTCATTGTGTCCTCGGGCGTGCTGTACGCTCTCGCGCTGAGGGCTGCGGCCAACAAGGGCCGGAACTGGCCTCTGTGGCGGACGGCCGCGTTCTACGTCCTGGGTCTCGGCTCCCTCACGGTGCTTACGTGCGGATTCCCGGGCGCGTACAGTGCCGAGCTCCGCTGGGCCTTCACCTTGAAGATCACGCTGATGCTCTTCGTCGTTCCGCTTTTGATCGGGTTGGGGAAGCCCATCTCCCTGGCCCGCATGGCACTCAGCGATCGGGGGATAGCCGGGCTAGATGCGGTGCTGTCGAACCGGCTGGTCCGGTTCGTGAGCAACTCGCTGGCGGCGCCGTTGCTCGGGCTCGCGCTCTTCTCAACGTTTCTGACTCCGGCGTTCTACACGCTGCGCACGAACCCGGTGGCCGAGGCGCTCCTGACTGTCGGCATTCCCCTGCTCGGCCTGCTTATGGCGCTTCCCATCATTGAAGAAGCGGACTTCCATCGTTCCAGCGCTTTCATCACGCTGGAGTTTGTCTTCGTCTTTATTGAGCTGCTGATCGATGCGGTGCCCGGAATACTGTTGCGCCTGAACGGACAGGTCCTCGACCACGTTGCAACGCGGCAGGCGGGCCCCAGCTGGATTCCCGATCCCCTGCGCGACCAGCAACTCGCGGGAGACGTTTTGTGGTTCATCTGTGAAATCGTGGACCTGCCGCTGATCATCCTGATGTTCATGCGGTTCTCCCGGACGGACAAACGCGAGGCGCGGGGCTTCGACGAGCTGACTGACAGCCAACTCGATGAACTGAATGCCGAGCACCTGAGACGCGGCCGCTAG